One segment of Planctomycetota bacterium DNA contains the following:
- a CDS encoding tetratricopeptide repeat protein yields MNRFAAIIVPTLLAAPLLVGCSATPPIESTTAEAQHFIDFNQCREAADLIRPVVEKWPGEWKAQLIYGRAELCLGDLPEARHALEAANARKPDNMEVVFALADCMERQKDIPELYQLLRNAGAEFRSAEAYVKLAQIADSVGDMDSEKTALLAAIELDEGYGMKRIISPYLQMAALQEKLGDQADALRRLRQAYGVNPDDPRVQSLLLARGQVLGPTLALPGGI; encoded by the coding sequence ATGAATCGCTTCGCCGCCATCATCGTCCCCACGCTGCTCGCCGCTCCGCTCCTGGTCGGGTGCAGCGCCACGCCGCCCATCGAGAGCACGACCGCCGAGGCGCAGCACTTCATTGACTTCAATCAGTGCCGCGAGGCCGCGGACCTGATCCGTCCCGTCGTGGAGAAGTGGCCCGGCGAATGGAAGGCGCAATTGATCTACGGTCGCGCGGAGCTCTGCCTGGGCGACCTGCCCGAGGCGCGGCACGCGCTCGAGGCCGCCAACGCGCGCAAGCCCGACAACATGGAGGTCGTCTTCGCTTTGGCGGACTGCATGGAGCGGCAGAAGGACATCCCCGAGCTCTACCAGCTGCTGCGCAACGCGGGCGCCGAGTTCCGCAGCGCGGAGGCCTACGTCAAGCTCGCACAGATCGCCGACAGCGTGGGCGACATGGATTCGGAGAAGACGGCTTTGCTGGCGGCGATCGAGCTCGACGAGGGCTACGGCATGAAGCGCATCATCAGCCCCTACCTGCAGATGGCCGCGCTTCAGGAGAAGCTTGGCGATCAAGCCGACGCGCTGCGCCGGCTGCGTCAGGCCTACGGCGTGAACCCCGACGATCCCAGGGTGCAATCCCTGCTGCTGGCGCGCGGTCAAGTGCTTGGACCCACGCTGGCCCTGCCGGGCGGCATTTGA
- a CDS encoding DUF456 family protein, with translation MIWVQYIAASIFTLFGVVCVVVTPLGIPGTWILIGVAGSADLASAWWMPDRPIPFPLQALVIASIVGAAGEILEFVAGALGAKAGGASSKGAMGSLIGSLVGLVIGTIVIPIPLAGSAIGAIAGAVVGAIVGERMHGREIKDSLKPATGAAVGRILGALSKAPFALIVWALLAWEAFA, from the coding sequence TTGATCTGGGTCCAGTACATCGCGGCGTCGATCTTCACCCTTTTCGGCGTGGTCTGCGTCGTGGTCACGCCGCTGGGCATACCCGGAACCTGGATCCTGATTGGGGTCGCGGGAAGCGCCGACCTGGCGTCCGCGTGGTGGATGCCGGACCGGCCGATTCCCTTTCCGCTGCAGGCCCTGGTCATCGCCTCCATCGTCGGCGCCGCCGGCGAGATTCTGGAATTCGTCGCCGGAGCGCTGGGCGCCAAGGCGGGGGGCGCCTCGAGCAAGGGAGCCATGGGCAGTCTCATCGGAAGCCTCGTCGGCCTGGTCATCGGCACCATCGTGATTCCGATTCCCCTCGCGGGCTCCGCCATCGGCGCCATCGCCGGCGCCGTCGTCGGCGCGATCGTCGGCGAGCGGATGCACGGACGCGAGATCAAGGACTCGCTCAAGCCGGCCACGGGCGCCGCGGTCGGCCGCATCCTCGGGGCGCTCTCGAAGGCGCCCTTCGCGCTCATTGTGTGGGCGCTCCTTGCCTGGGAAGCGTTCGCTTAG
- a CDS encoding UvrB/UvrC motif-containing protein encodes MSSTDDLTPILKAWSWQSGQFGVRTLTGHDGRLLIQVRLELGVIQMEADGRPDGIAQGGFGSVLDRVRSQAGGSGTPLSEDDASDLAGEILLFRQRSIAGAVLELWPRVRRDALHNIECLELLWTRSAGAQDRLRFESWRPNEIKMQARAETAIALASGRKADACLAIDRGLEALARAFARSGNTDAFERSIEAQYLRGLRESLTLKLPASQRLELERRMHVAIRQENFELAAILRDELRQLGHAS; translated from the coding sequence GTGTCGAGCACCGACGATCTGACCCCGATTTTGAAGGCGTGGTCGTGGCAATCCGGACAATTCGGCGTCCGCACCCTGACCGGCCACGACGGACGGCTGCTGATCCAGGTCCGGCTCGAGCTCGGCGTGATTCAGATGGAAGCGGACGGCCGTCCCGACGGAATCGCGCAGGGGGGATTCGGTTCGGTCCTCGACCGCGTCCGGTCGCAGGCGGGTGGAAGCGGGACGCCTCTGTCGGAGGATGACGCTTCGGATCTGGCTGGGGAGATCCTGCTGTTTCGCCAGCGCTCGATCGCCGGCGCCGTGCTGGAACTCTGGCCGCGGGTCCGCCGCGACGCGCTGCACAACATCGAGTGTCTTGAGCTGCTGTGGACGCGATCGGCGGGAGCCCAAGACCGTCTGCGCTTCGAATCGTGGCGCCCCAACGAGATCAAGATGCAGGCCCGGGCCGAAACCGCGATCGCCCTCGCGTCGGGGCGCAAGGCGGACGCCTGCCTGGCCATCGATCGCGGCTTGGAGGCTCTGGCCCGGGCTTTTGCCCGGTCGGGCAACACGGACGCATTCGAGCGGTCGATCGAGGCCCAGTATTTGCGCGGATTGCGCGAGTCACTCACGCTGAAGCTTCCGGCGAGCCAGCGGCTGGAGTTGGAGCGGCGGATGCACGTCGCCATCCGCCAGGAGAACTTCGAGCTGGCGGCGATTCTCCGCGACGAGCTCCGCCAGTTGGGGCACGCCTCTTGA
- a CDS encoding sigma-70 family RNA polymerase sigma factor: protein MPRVFASSDLQTYMRQIGETPLLTPDEEKILGWKIVNNCDDCDPLQTKVRTESIDLMIKSNLRLVISISKHYSHRGLSLSDLVEEGNVGLIRAAQGFDPAQGARFSTYASWWIKQSIKRTLINAQQPIHIPAYMVELISRWKVETRKFEAKHSRPPSIVELSKEMGIPVRKLNIVKKAISAYNSPNQAPKSFGGEEPNLSDLFTDTRTLGPEERISSREDFMVIVRLLDSIDHRDAHVLRLRFGLEGQEPLTLKEIGEQVGLTRERVRQIEVDALKKLYSRMMDDKPLRFSNGDSEDADSKHEDGKRPCEPGGASKSRSPRTSPRSRPSKLPKSDR, encoded by the coding sequence ATGCCGAGAGTATTTGCTTCATCCGATCTGCAAACGTACATGCGTCAAATTGGTGAGACGCCACTGTTGACTCCCGACGAGGAGAAGATCCTCGGTTGGAAGATTGTCAACAACTGCGACGACTGCGACCCGCTGCAGACCAAGGTGCGCACCGAGTCGATCGACTTGATGATCAAGTCGAACCTGCGGCTGGTGATCAGCATCTCCAAGCACTATTCCCACCGCGGACTCTCGCTCTCCGATCTGGTGGAGGAGGGCAACGTGGGCCTGATCCGCGCCGCGCAGGGGTTCGACCCCGCCCAGGGCGCCCGCTTCAGCACCTACGCGAGCTGGTGGATCAAGCAGTCGATCAAGCGCACCCTGATCAACGCCCAGCAGCCGATTCACATCCCCGCCTACATGGTGGAGCTGATCTCGCGCTGGAAGGTCGAGACGCGCAAGTTCGAGGCCAAGCATTCACGGCCCCCCTCGATCGTGGAGCTCTCCAAGGAGATGGGCATTCCCGTCCGCAAGCTCAACATCGTCAAGAAAGCGATCAGCGCCTACAACTCCCCCAACCAGGCCCCCAAGTCCTTCGGCGGCGAAGAGCCGAACCTGAGCGACCTCTTCACCGACACGCGCACGCTGGGACCCGAGGAGCGCATCAGCTCGCGCGAGGATTTCATGGTCATCGTACGGCTGCTGGATTCCATCGACCACCGCGACGCCCATGTGCTGCGGCTCCGCTTTGGCCTGGAGGGCCAGGAACCCCTCACGCTGAAGGAGATCGGCGAGCAGGTGGGCCTGACCCGCGAGCGCGTCCGTCAGATCGAGGTGGATGCGCTGAAGAAGCTCTACTCGCGGATGATGGACGACAAGCCGCTGCGCTTCTCCAACGGCGACTCGGAAGATGCCGACTCGAAGCACGAGGATGGCAAGCGGCCCTGCGAGCCAGGCGGCGCCTCCAAGTCGCGGTCGCCCCGGACTTCGCCCCGGTCGCGACCGAGCAAGCTCCCCAAATCAGACCGCTGA
- the gcvT gene encoding glycine cleavage system aminomethyltransferase GcvT: MTTATLLETPFHAMHLQHHAKMTDFAGWDMPLHFGSIIEEHRWTRSSAGFFDVSHMGRLKFTGRHARRFLDRVCTRGILGMTRGAVRYGLVLNEQGGCRDDILVYCLEEDEYLVVCNASNRAKLLQHFAQQKGDLAFKLEDQTVSTAMVAIQGPKVMELVGSMSREIPTLKRYRFVEKSLMVVKLLVSRTGYTGEDGVEIILGAGMAKLALGMLLKDMGGASSVVKPCGLGARDTLRMEAGMPLYGHEIDETVDPLTAGLGFAVKMDKGAGDEREVRFIGQDALEKLAKQGLKQKLVGVKLEGRRSARQGMPVLVGDKAVGRITSGCLSPTLDAPIAMAIVDRDAAEKKPAVMIDLGRERASAVLCELPFHNPTKPGASAV; encoded by the coding sequence ATGACCACGGCCACGCTTCTGGAAACCCCGTTCCACGCCATGCACCTGCAGCACCACGCCAAGATGACCGACTTCGCCGGCTGGGACATGCCGCTGCACTTCGGCTCCATTATCGAGGAGCACCGCTGGACGCGATCCTCCGCCGGGTTTTTCGACGTCAGCCACATGGGACGGCTCAAGTTCACCGGCCGCCACGCGCGGCGCTTCCTGGACCGCGTCTGCACGCGCGGCATCCTGGGCATGACCCGCGGCGCGGTGCGCTACGGACTTGTGTTAAACGAGCAGGGCGGCTGCCGCGACGACATCCTGGTGTACTGCCTTGAGGAGGACGAGTACCTGGTGGTGTGCAACGCCTCCAACCGGGCCAAACTGCTGCAGCATTTCGCGCAGCAGAAGGGCGACCTGGCCTTCAAGCTGGAGGACCAGACCGTGTCCACCGCGATGGTGGCGATCCAGGGGCCGAAGGTCATGGAACTGGTGGGATCGATGAGCCGCGAGATCCCCACGCTGAAGCGCTACCGCTTCGTCGAGAAGAGCCTGATGGTCGTGAAGCTGCTGGTGAGCCGCACCGGCTACACCGGCGAGGACGGCGTGGAGATCATCCTGGGCGCGGGCATGGCCAAGCTGGCCCTGGGCATGCTGCTCAAGGACATGGGCGGCGCCTCGAGCGTGGTCAAGCCGTGCGGTCTCGGCGCGCGCGACACGCTGCGCATGGAGGCCGGCATGCCGCTCTACGGGCACGAGATCGACGAGACGGTGGATCCGCTGACGGCCGGACTGGGCTTCGCGGTCAAGATGGACAAAGGCGCCGGCGACGAGCGCGAGGTGCGCTTCATCGGTCAGGACGCGCTGGAAAAATTGGCGAAGCAGGGACTGAAGCAGAAGCTGGTCGGCGTCAAGCTCGAGGGCCGGCGCAGCGCGCGGCAGGGCATGCCTGTGCTCGTCGGCGACAAGGCGGTTGGCCGGATCACCAGCGGATGCCTGAGCCCGACGCTCGACGCGCCGATCGCGATGGCCATCGTGGATCGCGACGCCGCCGAGAAGAAGCCTGCGGTCATGATTGATCTTGGCCGCGAGCGCGCGTCCGCGGTGCTGTGCGAGCTGCCGTTCCACAACCCCACCAAGCCGGGGGCGTCAGCGGTCTGA
- the lpxD gene encoding UDP-3-O-(3-hydroxymyristoyl)glucosamine N-acyltransferase, with protein MPIRLDELAKKIGATLHGDGAIEVHSCAPVDRASAGQVSFVANQKYLPHLATTSASAVIVAAGAAVRPGVARLESADPYFSFRQAMVVLHGFRRHPQPGGSAKGRISDRATIHPEAVLGAECAVHAGAVIERGAKLGARCVVYPNAYIGERVCMGDDCILYPGVCVYDGCVLGHRVTLHANAVIGSDGFGYATHQGRHEKIPQAGIVVLEDDVEIGSCCVIERAAMEETRVGEGTKFADLISIGHGTRIGKHCLLVSLVGISGSVEMGNYVVLGGQVGVTGHLAIGDGVQAAGKAAILTDIPAGQKVAGVPAIEHNTAKRNYLVFTDLFGMSRKLKALEREVAKLQALAEGAEKSSEETP; from the coding sequence ATGCCCATCCGTCTCGACGAGCTTGCCAAAAAAATCGGAGCCACCCTGCACGGCGACGGCGCCATCGAGGTGCATTCCTGCGCCCCGGTCGACCGCGCCAGCGCCGGGCAGGTCAGCTTCGTCGCCAACCAGAAGTACCTGCCCCATCTGGCCACCACCAGCGCCTCGGCGGTGATCGTGGCCGCCGGCGCCGCGGTGCGCCCCGGCGTGGCCCGGCTGGAATCCGCCGATCCCTACTTCTCCTTCCGGCAGGCCATGGTGGTGCTGCATGGATTCCGCAGGCATCCGCAGCCCGGCGGCAGCGCCAAGGGCCGGATCTCCGACCGCGCGACCATCCACCCGGAGGCCGTGCTTGGCGCCGAGTGCGCGGTGCACGCGGGGGCGGTCATCGAGCGCGGCGCCAAGTTGGGTGCCCGCTGCGTCGTCTATCCCAACGCCTACATCGGCGAGCGGGTCTGCATGGGCGACGACTGCATCCTTTATCCGGGCGTCTGCGTCTACGACGGATGCGTGCTGGGCCACCGGGTCACACTGCACGCCAACGCGGTGATCGGCAGCGACGGTTTCGGCTATGCCACGCACCAGGGGCGCCATGAAAAGATTCCCCAGGCCGGGATCGTCGTGCTCGAGGACGATGTGGAGATCGGCTCCTGCTGCGTCATCGAGCGCGCCGCGATGGAGGAGACCCGCGTCGGCGAGGGAACCAAGTTCGCGGATCTGATCTCGATCGGCCACGGCACGCGCATCGGCAAGCATTGCCTGCTGGTGAGCCTGGTGGGCATCAGCGGCAGCGTCGAGATGGGCAACTACGTCGTGCTCGGCGGACAAGTGGGCGTGACCGGGCACCTCGCCATCGGCGACGGCGTGCAGGCGGCGGGCAAGGCCGCCATCCTCACCGACATTCCCGCGGGGCAGAAAGTCGCCGGCGTCCCCGCCATTGAACACAACACCGCCAAGCGCAACTATCTCGTCTTCACCGACCTCTTCGGTATGTCGCGCAAATTGAAGGCTCTTGAGCGCGAAGTCGCAAAGCTCCAGGCGCTGGCGGAAGGCGCAGAAAAATCATCCGAGGAAACCCCATGA
- the bamA gene encoding outer membrane protein assembly factor BamA — MQRPVRQRRGSGGRPIPWRHPLLSLLLIAAFLAAPRARAGDIEDQTFADRPISLVTLKGLNRISEQEIRNNLRIGAGEPFESLAVRADVASLYRLGHFETVSAEAMLQADGSVEVIYTLVEQSLVLDIQTVGNKAVSDQELRAVISLYPGGPRDDFLLEQSVLKMKELYRGKGHYLVEITVKEDKLKDSGILIFEIVEGPRVRIQEVEFVGNRAFQAKQLSAEIKTKPWVFLFRKGNLDEEMLVDDVATLDKFYKDRGFVDVRVDRRVELSSDQKEAKVVFVIDEGREYRLRSVRVESTTSDGQLKVFSSEQLRSLMTLRPGDAYQKNRIDSTTKSIQTAYFVMGYIDAKVNVNYVRSGEEAEVDMLVSITEGDRFETGLVHIQGNFITRDKIIRRLVRFQPGRPMDGREIELTEVRLKSTNLFNDIRVTPQEPDPDHPESRDVLVEVKEKNTGSVNFGLAIGTDQGFGGEISLNQYNFDIADVPTSLSEFAAGRAFRGAGQTFSIAIQPGIDVSTYSISFGEPHLFETDWSGSTSLSYRNRIYDQWTEERTSIYFGTGRRLGDFWTFGSNVRLEQVALTDFAAGTPLVIVGNPPGSTPNQSGPSQFGVFSVSLSRNTVDSRTRPGSGSLTEVTASMFAGDYSFPMIRANYTTFLTLDEDFLGRKTTLRLNSQVGYITSDSSPVFERFYLGGSSLRGFAFRTISPVTYQVLGFPDSFPPTTQGPGNGAPATNIGGQFMFFAGAQYETPLFQDAITAVAFLDSGTVTGNSYPGDIANPIGLGQYRLSVGVGLRLYIGALGPAPIALDFGFPILKQSTDQTQLFSFNAALPF; from the coding sequence ATGCAACGCCCCGTCCGTCAACGCCGTGGCTCGGGTGGTCGCCCGATCCCGTGGCGACATCCGCTGCTGTCACTCCTGCTGATCGCCGCCTTCCTGGCCGCGCCGCGGGCCCGGGCCGGGGACATCGAGGACCAGACCTTCGCCGACCGGCCGATCTCGCTGGTGACGCTCAAGGGCCTCAACCGGATCAGCGAGCAGGAGATCCGCAACAATCTGCGCATCGGCGCCGGTGAGCCCTTCGAGTCGCTGGCGGTGCGCGCCGACGTGGCAAGCCTCTACCGCCTCGGGCACTTCGAGACGGTCTCGGCGGAGGCGATGCTGCAGGCCGACGGCAGCGTCGAGGTGATCTACACGCTGGTGGAGCAGAGCCTGGTGCTGGACATCCAGACCGTGGGCAACAAGGCGGTCAGCGACCAGGAGCTGCGCGCTGTCATCTCGCTCTATCCCGGCGGGCCGCGCGACGACTTCCTGCTGGAGCAGAGCGTGCTGAAAATGAAGGAGCTCTACCGGGGCAAGGGCCACTACCTGGTGGAGATCACGGTGAAGGAGGACAAGCTGAAGGATTCCGGCATCCTGATCTTCGAGATCGTGGAGGGGCCGCGGGTGCGCATCCAGGAGGTCGAGTTCGTGGGCAACCGCGCCTTCCAGGCCAAGCAGCTCTCCGCGGAAATCAAGACCAAACCCTGGGTTTTCCTCTTCCGCAAGGGCAACCTGGACGAGGAGATGCTGGTCGACGACGTGGCCACGCTGGACAAGTTCTACAAGGATCGCGGCTTCGTCGACGTGCGCGTCGACCGCCGCGTGGAGTTGAGCTCCGACCAGAAGGAGGCCAAGGTGGTCTTCGTGATCGACGAAGGCCGCGAGTACCGGCTGCGCTCGGTGCGCGTGGAGAGCACCACCTCCGACGGGCAGCTGAAGGTCTTCTCCTCGGAGCAGCTGCGCTCGCTGATGACGCTGCGGCCCGGCGACGCCTACCAGAAGAACCGCATCGACTCCACCACCAAGAGCATCCAGACTGCGTACTTCGTCATGGGGTACATCGACGCCAAGGTGAACGTCAACTACGTCCGCTCCGGCGAGGAGGCCGAGGTCGACATGCTGGTCAGCATCACCGAGGGCGACCGCTTCGAGACCGGACTGGTGCACATCCAGGGGAACTTCATCACCCGCGACAAGATCATCCGCCGCCTGGTGCGCTTCCAGCCCGGCCGACCGATGGACGGCCGCGAGATCGAGCTGACCGAGGTCCGCCTGAAGTCCACCAACCTCTTCAACGACATCCGCGTCACGCCGCAGGAGCCGGACCCCGACCATCCCGAGTCGCGCGACGTGCTGGTGGAGGTGAAGGAGAAGAACACCGGCAGCGTGAACTTCGGACTGGCCATCGGCACCGACCAGGGCTTCGGCGGCGAAATCTCGCTGAACCAGTACAACTTCGACATCGCCGACGTGCCCACGTCGCTGAGCGAATTCGCCGCGGGCCGCGCCTTCCGTGGCGCCGGGCAGACCTTCAGCATCGCCATCCAGCCCGGCATCGATGTGAGCACCTACTCGATCTCCTTCGGCGAGCCGCACCTCTTCGAAACCGATTGGTCCGGCAGCACCAGCCTCTCCTACCGCAACCGCATCTACGACCAGTGGACCGAGGAGCGGACGTCTATCTACTTTGGAACGGGTCGGCGCCTCGGCGACTTCTGGACCTTTGGCTCCAACGTGCGCCTGGAGCAGGTCGCGCTCACGGACTTCGCCGCCGGAACGCCGCTGGTGATCGTCGGCAATCCGCCAGGCTCGACCCCAAACCAGTCCGGCCCAAGCCAGTTCGGCGTCTTCTCGGTCTCGCTCTCGCGCAACACCGTCGACAGCCGGACGCGGCCCGGCTCCGGCTCGCTCACGGAGGTGACCGCCAGCATGTTTGCCGGCGACTACAGCTTCCCGATGATCCGGGCCAACTACACCACCTTCCTCACCCTCGACGAGGATTTCCTCGGCCGCAAGACCACGCTTCGGTTGAACTCGCAGGTCGGATACATCACCAGCGACAGTTCGCCGGTGTTCGAGCGCTTCTATCTGGGTGGAAGTTCATTGCGAGGTTTCGCCTTCCGAACCATCAGCCCGGTGACCTACCAGGTGCTGGGCTTCCCCGACTCCTTTCCGCCGACGACGCAGGGCCCGGGCAACGGCGCCCCCGCCACCAACATCGGCGGCCAGTTCATGTTCTTCGCCGGCGCGCAGTACGAGACGCCGCTCTTCCAGGACGCCATCACCGCCGTCGCGTTCCTGGATTCCGGCACGGTCACCGGCAACAGCTACCCCGGGGACATCGCCAATCCGATCGGCCTTGGCCAATACCGGCTGAGCGTCGGCGTCGGTCTGCGCCTCTACATCGGGGCGCTGGGCCCGGCGCCGATCGCCCTGGACTTCGGCTTTCCGATCTTGAAGCAAAGCACCGACCAGACGCAGCTCTTCTCCTTCAACGCGGCGCTGCCTTTCTAG
- a CDS encoding OmpH family outer membrane protein, protein MKNTQIQTIVIASLVAFGLGSFAWGVSRPAAPAQPTRIGSINLAKVLDKLQEKADWEVQLTALQNQMRDEADSRKKKLEAEIKQAEAATSDDEKQRIAEQVVLEQLQLEQWAALKGGELDRENSLMWQSIYRNLRDESAKLAESEGYDYIIVNDGTNDIVTSREVKAPLAQQVLEQIGRRHIVFASPTTDVSDKLIVRMNNTRAAAPAAVGPAKK, encoded by the coding sequence ATGAAAAACACGCAGATCCAGACCATCGTCATCGCCTCACTCGTCGCTTTCGGACTCGGCTCCTTCGCCTGGGGCGTCAGCCGTCCGGCGGCTCCGGCCCAGCCCACCCGCATCGGCAGCATCAACCTGGCCAAGGTGCTGGACAAGCTGCAGGAAAAGGCCGACTGGGAGGTGCAGCTCACCGCCCTGCAGAACCAGATGCGCGATGAAGCCGACAGCCGCAAGAAGAAACTGGAGGCGGAGATCAAGCAGGCCGAGGCCGCGACCTCCGACGACGAAAAGCAGCGGATCGCCGAGCAGGTGGTGCTGGAGCAGCTCCAGCTGGAGCAGTGGGCGGCGCTCAAGGGCGGCGAACTTGATCGCGAGAACAGCCTGATGTGGCAGAGCATCTACCGCAACCTCCGCGACGAGAGCGCCAAACTCGCCGAGAGCGAGGGCTACGACTACATCATCGTCAACGACGGCACCAATGACATCGTCACCAGCCGCGAGGTCAAGGCGCCGCTGGCCCAGCAGGTGCTGGAGCAGATCGGGCGCCGGCACATCGTCTTCGCCAGCCCCACCACCGACGTCAGCGACAAGCTGATCGTGCGCATGAACAACACCCGCGCCGCCGCGCCCGCCGCGGTCGGCCCGGCCAAGAAATAG
- a CDS encoding OmpH family outer membrane protein — protein sequence MRRLSALPVVLFVALASLSLWAFNAYEKPTVIATVDLERLYTGLDEHKAGEKRLEETAKELNAKNEKLGQGVQSLQAELENFKADTPGFYETTKKIEEAIGNFKAFDDFSRRKFEMEKSRLIRDTYQSIKSSLGDICKAQQIDAVFLDDATPPFDAKDTRPIMQQISGRRMLWINPAIDITDVVIKKMNENFSKRQGK from the coding sequence ATGCGTCGCTTGTCCGCACTTCCCGTCGTCCTGTTCGTCGCGCTCGCCTCCCTCTCGCTGTGGGCGTTCAACGCCTACGAGAAACCCACCGTCATCGCCACCGTCGACCTGGAGCGCCTCTACACCGGCCTGGACGAGCACAAGGCGGGCGAGAAGCGCCTGGAGGAGACCGCCAAGGAGCTCAACGCCAAGAACGAGAAGCTGGGCCAGGGCGTGCAATCGCTGCAGGCCGAGCTGGAGAATTTCAAGGCCGACACCCCGGGCTTCTACGAGACCACCAAGAAGATCGAGGAGGCCATCGGCAACTTCAAGGCTTTCGACGACTTCTCGCGGCGCAAGTTCGAGATGGAGAAGTCGCGACTCATCCGCGACACCTACCAGTCGATCAAGTCGTCGCTGGGGGACATCTGCAAGGCACAGCAGATCGACGCCGTCTTCCTCGACGATGCCACGCCGCCCTTCGACGCCAAGGACACCCGGCCGATCATGCAGCAGATCTCCGGACGCCGCATGCTGTGGATCAATCCCGCCATCGACATCACCGACGTCGTGATCAAGAAGATGAACGAGAATTTCTCCAAGAGACAAGGGAAGTAA
- the lpxD gene encoding UDP-3-O-(3-hydroxymyristoyl)glucosamine N-acyltransferase, with protein sequence MKPRTSSELAALVGGALEGDGSIAFTGLSSLADASEHEATFISSDAHAKHWPRSRARIAIVGRRVQAGLDAGEKRALIRVDNADLAVAKVLEIFSPAPSLPAMGVHPSAVVDPGAVMGKEVRIGPLASVAAQARVGDGCVLHAGARIGAQATLGKHCVIHSNALVDERCVLGDRVVIHASAVIGSEGFGYRPAADGKSLVRIPHTGNVVLEDDVEIGANTCVDRAKFGSTRVGQGTKIDNLCQIAHGCRIGRMTVIAGLTGLAGSVTVGDGVQIGGHCGVADHKTIGDGARLAAKSAVMDNVPAGAAWGGIPAHDLRSELRVIAAIRKLPEWSRKFRKLLEDPAKGS encoded by the coding sequence TTGAAACCCCGAACAAGCTCTGAACTCGCGGCGCTGGTGGGCGGCGCGCTGGAAGGCGACGGGTCGATCGCCTTCACGGGGCTCTCCTCGCTCGCCGACGCTTCGGAGCACGAAGCCACCTTCATTTCCAGCGACGCCCACGCCAAGCATTGGCCCCGGAGCCGCGCCCGCATCGCCATCGTGGGCCGTCGAGTCCAGGCCGGGCTCGACGCCGGGGAGAAGCGAGCGTTGATTCGCGTCGACAACGCCGACCTCGCTGTGGCCAAGGTGCTGGAGATTTTCTCCCCCGCACCCTCGTTGCCGGCGATGGGAGTCCATCCCTCCGCAGTCGTCGATCCCGGCGCGGTGATGGGAAAGGAAGTTCGCATCGGTCCGCTCGCCAGCGTCGCGGCACAGGCTCGCGTCGGCGACGGCTGCGTTCTGCACGCGGGTGCCCGCATCGGCGCCCAGGCGACGCTCGGCAAGCATTGCGTCATCCACTCCAACGCATTGGTTGACGAGCGCTGCGTGCTCGGCGACCGCGTGGTCATCCACGCTTCGGCGGTGATCGGAAGCGAGGGCTTCGGCTACCGGCCCGCCGCGGACGGCAAGAGCCTGGTCCGCATTCCACACACCGGCAACGTGGTGCTTGAGGACGATGTCGAGATCGGGGCCAACACCTGCGTCGACCGGGCCAAGTTCGGCTCGACGCGCGTCGGTCAGGGAACAAAAATCGACAATTTGTGCCAGATCGCCCATGGTTGCCGCATCGGCCGGATGACCGTCATCGCCGGTCTGACCGGATTGGCGGGAAGCGTGACCGTGGGCGATGGAGTGCAGATTGGCGGCCATTGCGGCGTGGCCGATCACAAAACCATCGGCGACGGCGCCCGCCTGGCGGCCAAAAGCGCTGTCATGGACAACGTTCCGGCGGGGGCGGCTTGGGGCGGGATTCCGGCCCACGACCTGCGCAGCGAATTGCGTGTGATCGCCGCGATCCGTAAATTGCCTGAATGGTCACGGAAATTTCGCAAACTCCTCGAGGATCCGGCGAAGGGATCATGA